One region of Quercus lobata isolate SW786 chromosome 2, ValleyOak3.0 Primary Assembly, whole genome shotgun sequence genomic DNA includes:
- the LOC115978140 gene encoding 1-aminocyclopropane-1-carboxylate oxidase 1, with amino-acid sequence MEIPVIDFNELNDEKRSKTMELLHQACEKWGFFKIENHGIDKELMEKVKHLVNSHYEKNLKERFYESETAKALENKGNNSDIDWESSFFIWHRPTSNIDEIPNLSEDLRQAMDEYIAQLVKLAEKLSGLMCENLGLEKCFIKEAFSGSKGPSVGTKVAKYPQCPQPQQVRGLREHTDAGGIILLLQDDQVPGLEFFKDGEWVEIPPSKNNTIFVNTGDQVEVLSNGRYKSTLHRVMANENGSRLSIATFYNPAGDAIISPAPKLLYPNHFSFQDYLKLYATTKFSDKGLRFESMKKMADGHSNGLT; translated from the exons ATGGAGATCCCAGTGATAGATTTTAATGAGCTCAATGATGAGAAGAGGAGCAAAACAATGGAGCTTCTGCACCAAGCTTGTGAAAAATGGGGCTTCTTTAAA ATTGAGAACCATGGCATTGACAAAGAGTTGATGGAAAAGGTGAAGCACTTAGTAAATAGTCACTATGAAAAAAACTTGAAGGAACGCTTCTATGAGTCTGAGACAGCCAAAGCCTTAGAAAACAAGGGAAACAACTCTGATATAGACTGGGAAAGCAGCTTCTTCATTTGGCATCGCCCAACTTCTAACATTGATGAAATTCCAAACCTCTCTGAGGATCTTCG CCAAGCTATGGATGAGTACATAGCTCAACTGGTTAAACTAGCAGAAAAGCTGTCCGGGCTCATGTGCGAGAATCTTGGTTTGGAGAAGTGTTTTATCAAGGAGGCATTCTCTGGGAGCAAAGGTCCTTCTGTGGGGACAAAAGTAGCTAAGTACCCTCAATGTCCTCAACCACAACAAGTAAGAGGACTTCGAGAGCACACTGATGCTGGAGGAATTATACTTTTACTCCAAGATGACCAAGTCCCAGGTCTTGAATTCTTCAAAGATGGAGAATGGGTAGAAATTCCACCATCCAAGAATAACACCATCTTTGTGAACACAGGTGACCAAGTGGAAGTGTTGAGTAATGGAAGGTATAAAAGTACTTTGCACCGTGTCATGGCTAACGAAAATGGGAGCAGACTCTCTATTGCTACTTTTTACAATCCTGCTGGTGATGCCATTATCTCTCCAGCTCCCAAACTCTTATATCCGAATCATTTCAGTTTTCAAGATTACCTGAAGCTCTATGCCACCACAAAGTTTTCAGACAAGGGTCTCAGATTCGAATCCATGAAGAAAATGGCTGATGGTCACTCTAATGGCCTTACCTAA
- the LOC115978139 gene encoding uncharacterized protein LOC115978139 gives MESWVPLFKIFLNSPTPETEASQWLQQSFNASSTTTPITTSSFLSLLSKPSDAIVIEDDDSSSPTLPRTKRVMFIETLPTTVQSRILSFLAYERQRFCKKDLSRLAQNVLSGNQELDFWVKRAARNLLDLLSESNYEWISYLNLDSGEEGVDEEFESIPGWLKEAAADANDVILPWLPILPDEFCSVTPFGSCEVSVDSSKQDGEDGKEEVNEVVEEMEIDCPANVPLDPGIHEKATCLKARIMNFESSLKTVGLADEICQLCLDKGRDSFVVLGLIEPWLADDETASVLISHLVNESEEELGWPSQVLCSVILPKLLLLEVPASRVLVAAIMEYCKLHPKAAVYALLFPLILHREGINNPICDVITRIIRECLHPAHVSAFCQKLLCGEKDERRLICLPCHQRLISGELVWTESLFNLFQIILNHNVHLTQDSVDHIVYQVQQLAENFSKSLKFGHFLLCLVTKCSPLLKPHKLSLIEAVENTSTLVTKSVLSKLSSL, from the exons ATGGAGTCATGGGTTCCACTCTTCAAGATCTTCCTCAACTCCCCAACTCCCGAAACCGAAGCATCTCAATGGTTGCAACAGTCTTTCAATGCCTCATCAACCACAACCCCAATTACCACAAGCTCTTTCCTCTCCTTGCTCTCAAAGCCCAGCGACGCCATTGTCATCGAAGACGATGACTCTTCGTCTCCCACGCTTCCTCGGACAAAGcg GGTCATGTTTATAGAAACTTTACCCACTACGGTGCAATCGCGGATTCTCTCTTTTCTTGCTTATGAGCGTCAGAGGTTTTGCAAGAAGGACTTGTCGAGGCTGGCCCAGAATGTGTTGAGTGGGAATCAGGAGCTTGATTTTTGGGTCAAGAGGGCTGCACGCAATCTGCTCGATTTATTGTCTGAGTCGAATTACGAGTGGATTTCTTATTTGAATTTGGATTCTGGGGAGGAAGGCGTGGATGAAGAGTTCGAATCAATACCGGGTTGGCTTAAGGAGGCAGCTGCGGATGCCAATGATGTGATTCTCCCTTGGCTTCCTATTTTGCCAGACGAATTTTGTTCAGTGACGCCTTTTGGTAGTTGTGAAGTTAGTGTAGATTCGTCGAAGCAAGATGGAGAGGATGGCAAAGAAGAGGTGAATGAAGTTGTGGAGGAAATGGAGATTGATTGTCCTGCAAATGTTCCTCTTGATCCTGGGATTCATGAGAAGGCTACTTGTTTGAAAGCTAGGATTATGAATTTTGAATCTTCTTTGAAAACTGTGGGTTTAGCTGATGAAATTTGCCAACTTTGCCTGGACAAGGGCAGAGATTCTTTTGTGGTTTTGGGTCTCATTGAACCTTGGCTGGCAGATGATGAGACTGCTTCAGTTTTAATTTCACATCTTGTGAATGAAAGTGAAGAAGAGCTTGGTTGGCCGAGCCAGGTTCTATGCTCAGTAATCCTTCCCAAGCTGTTATTACTGGAAGTACCAGCTTCTCGTGTACTTGTGGCTGCAATAATGGAATATTGTAAGCTTCATCCGAAAGCAGCTGTTTATGCACTCTTGTTTCCGTTGATTCTCCATAGAGAAGGCATAAATAATCCCATATGTGATGTGATCACAAGGATCATAAGGGAATGTTTGCACCCAGCTCATGTTTCTGCTTTTTGCCAGAAGCTATTGTGTGGAGAAAAGGACGAGAGGAGGCTTATCTGTCTTCCCTGCCACCAACGTTTAATATCTGGTGAATTGGTATGGACAGAATCATTGTTTAACCTGTTCCAAATCATATTAAATCATAATGTTCATTTGACTCAAGATTCAGTTGATCATATTGTTTACCAGGTTCAGCAATTGGCtgaaaatttttccaaatctCTAAAATTTGGACACTTTTTGTTATGTTTAGTCACCAAATGTTCCCCATTATTGAAACCTCATAAGCTCTCACTGATTGAAGCTGTTGAGAACACCAGTACTCTTGTGACCAAATCTGTATTATCTAAATTGTCTAGCTTGTAG